A window of the Labrus mixtus chromosome 8, fLabMix1.1, whole genome shotgun sequence genome harbors these coding sequences:
- the LOC132978868 gene encoding discoidin domain-containing receptor 2-like: MKVMTLHPITNHVYFFLLAAAVRCQVNPEMCRYPLGMTGGQIQDEDISASSQWSESTAARFGRLDLDNGDGDGAWCPDIMSEPDGFKEYLQVDLRSLHFITLVGTQGRHADGMGNEFAQRYRIKYSRDGSNWVGWHDRKGRQVIEGNRNAYDVVLKDLEPPIIARFVRFMPVTDHSMIVCMRVELYGCEWLDGLMSYSIPDGHQMIYRGLDVYFNDSVYDGALAERLTKGLGQLTDGTWGLDDFLHSHIYGMWPGYDFVGWSNKSFPKGYVEMIFEFDHIRNFTSMKVHCNNMFSRGVRMFRQAGCYFRSGSDWEPEPVTFRPAVDRVSQSARFVTVPLGDRTASAIKCRFHFSDVWMLFSEVAFQSGSAVYNNSLSPRKHGHPTNTLPGDDPTHKMDDSNTRILIGCLVAIIAILLTIIVIILWRQVWQKMLEKASRRMLDDELTARLAVQTQPFSSHHSSLTSEGGSTSNSTYERIFPLCADYQEPSRLIRKLPEFAQSTEHLELSSIGKALAAGGADGAPHYAEADIISLQESSDCISNSITAVSMNLFACTDSFMREFPRHKLTFNEKLGEGQFGEVHLCEAEGMQDFLDEDLAVEGNTESPLLVAVKTLREDANKNARNDFLKEIRIMSRLRDPNIVRLLAVCVDTDPLCMITEYMENGDLNQFLCSLRRKEAAEDKTEQEKEEGKGMVSKLIGMAVQIASGMKYLSSLNFVHRDLATRNCLVGKNFTIKIADFGMSRNLYRGDYYRIQGRAVLPIRWMSWESILLGKFTMASDVWAFGVTLWEILTLCKEQPYPQLSDEQVIENTGEFFRDQGKQVYLPKPPCCPDTVYNDLMLSCWRRNAKQRPGFQEIHAQLMESLA; this comes from the exons ATGAAGGTCATGACACTTCATCCGATTACGAACCATGTCTATTTTTTCCTGCTGGCTGCGGCTGTCCGGTGTCAAGTCAACCCAG agATGTGTCGGTATCCTCTGGGTATGACTGGTGGGCAGATTCAGGACGAGGACATCTCTGCATCCAGCCAGTGGTCTGAGTCGACTGCTGCAAGATTCGGCAG ACTTGACCTGGATAACGGAGACGGTGATGGAGCTTGGTGTCCTGACATCATGTCAGAGCCAGACGGCTTCAAAGAGTACCTTCAGGTGGACCTGCGCTCACTGCACTTCATTACCCTGGTGGGCACCCAGGGTCGCCATGCCGACGGGATGGGTAATGAGTTTGCCCAGAGATACAGGATCAAGTACAGCCGCGACGGCAGCAACTGGGTGGGCTGGCATGATAGGAAGGGAAGGCAG GTGATTGAGGGGAACAGGAATGCGTACGATGTGGTGCTGAAGGACCTGGAACCTCCAATCATCGCTCGATTTGTGCGCTTCATGCCTGTGACGGATCACTCCATGATCGTGTGCATGAGAGTGGAGCTCTACGGCTGTGAATGGCTCG ATGGCCTGATGTCTTATAGTATTCCAGATGGGCACCAAATGATCTACAGAGGCCTGGATGTCTACTTTAATGACTCTGTGTATGATGGAGCGTTGGCTGAAAG GCTGACAAAGGGCCTGGGCCAACTGACAGACGGTACCTGGGGATTGGATGATTTCCTCCACAGCCACATATACGGCATGTGGCCGGGCTACGACTTTGTGGGTTGGAGCAACAAGAGCTTCCCCAAAGGTTATGTGGAGATGATCTTTGAGTTCGACCACATCCGAAACTTCACCTCCATGAAG GTCCACTGTAACAACATGTTCAGCAGAGGAGTGAGGATGTTCAGACAAGCTGGCTGTTACTTCCGGTCAGGATCAGACTGGGAGCCCGAGCCCGTAACCTTCAGGCCCGCTGTGGACCGCGTGAGCCAGAGCGCCCGCTTTGTCACCGTGCCGCTTGGAGACCGCACAGCCAGCGCCATCAAGTGCCGCTTCCACTTCAGCGATGTGTGGATGCTGTTCAGCGAGGTGGCCTTCCAGTCAG GCTCAGCAGTCTACAATAATTCTCTCAGTCCAAGAAAACACGGACACCCAACAAACACATTACCAG GAGATGATCCGACTCATAAAATGGACGACAGCAACACCAGGATCCTGATTGGCTGCTTGGTGGCCATTATCGCCATCCTGCTGACGATCATAGTCATCATCCTGTGGAGGCAGGTGTGGCAGAAGATGCTCGAGAAG GCGTCTCGTCGGATGCTGGACGATGAACTCACAGCTCGTCTTGCTGTCCAGACTCAGCCCTTCTCCTCCCATCACTCCTCTCTGACCAGCGAGGGCGGCTCCACCTCCAACTCCACCTACGAGAGAATCTTCCCCCTCTGCGCCGACTACCAGGAGCCTTCACGCCTTATCCGGAAACTACCTGAGTTCGCTCAGTCCACAGAACATCTCG AACTGAGCTCCATCGGTAAAGCTCTTGCAGCTGGTGGTGCAGACGGAGCCCCTCACTATGCGGAGGCAGACATCATCAGCCTGCAGGAGTCTTCAGACTGCATCTCAAACTCCATCACAGCCGTCAGCATGAATCTGTTTGCTTGCACAGATTCCTTCATGAGAGAGTTCCCAAGACACAAACTCACCTTCAATGAGAAGTTGGGAGAGGGCCAATTTGGAGAA gTGCACTTGTGTGAGGCAGAGGGCATGCAGGACTTCCTGGATGAGGACTTGGCTGTAGAGGGAAACACTGAGTCTCCTTTGCTGGTGGCCGTGAAAACACTGCGGGAAGATGCCAACAAGAATGCaag GAATGACTTCCTGAAAGAGATTCGGATCATGTCTCGTCTGAGGGACCCCAACATTGTGCGTCTGCTTGCGGTGTGCGTGGACACTGACCCGCTGTGCATGATCACTGAGTACATGGAGAACGGAGACCTGAACCAGTTCCTGTGCAGTCTGAGACGTAAAGAGGCTGCTGAAGATAAGACTGAAcaagagaaggaagagggaaAGGGTATGGTCAG TAAACTTATCGGCATGGCTGTGCAGATTGCTTCTGGTATGAAGTACCTGTCCTCTCTCAACTTTGTCCACCGTGATCTGGCAACACGAAACTGCCTGGTAGGAAAGAACTTCACCATAAAGATCGCTGACTTCGGCATGAGCAGGAACCTGTACAGAGGGGATTACTACAGGATCCAGGGACGGGCGGTGCTGCCTATTCGTTGGATGTCCTGGGAGAGCATCCTGCTG gGGAAGTTCACAATGGCCAGTGATGTGTGGGCGTTCGGTGTGACTCTGTGGGAGATTCTCACTTTGTGTAAGGAGCAGCCGTACCCACAGCTCTCTGACGAGCAGGTCATTGAAAACACAGGAGAGTTCTTCAGGGACCAGGGCAAACAG GTGTACCTGCCGAAGCCTCCCTGTTGTCCAGACACTGTCTACAACGATTTGATGctgagctgctggaggaggaatGCCAAACAGAGGCCTGGCTTTCAGGAGATCCACGCTCAGCTGATGGAGAGCCTGGCGTAG
- the LOC132978874 gene encoding 3-keto-steroid reductase/17-beta-hydroxysteroid dehydrogenase 7-like, whose product MEKTVIVTGANSGIGLALCERLLTEDSTLRLCLACRNMQRAQAACSALLTSHPDARVDLLHLDVGSVQSVLTAAQEVKARYSRIDFLYLNAGIMPNPQVDVRAFFNGLFSRNVVNMFATGEGLLTQQDRINSDGLQEVFTTNLFGHFLLIRELESLLCQAGQVSRVVWTSSSNARRSAFSIDDMQHRNGTEPYSSSKYASDMLSVAINRHKNSQGLFSSVICPGLVMTNLTYGILPSFFWTLIMPIMWLVRIFTNTFTLTPYNGAEALHWLFLQNPECLDPRAKYHSLSSGLGKSYTQPRQMDIDEEMCEVLYSKLLDLEKDFRRTLSERNAGKEAHVQTAGDEEK is encoded by the exons ATGGAGAAAACTGTCATTGTCACAGGCGCGAACAG TGGTATCGGCCTGGCGCTGTGTGAGAGGCTGCTGACTGAGGACAGCACGCTCCGGCTGTGTCTGGCCTGCAGAAACATGCAGCGAGCCCAGGCTGCCTGCTCTGCCCTCCTCACCTCTCATCCTGATGCCCGTGTGGACCTGCTGCACCTGGATGTGGGCTCTGTGCAATCAGTGCTGACCGCTGCTCAGGAGGTCAAGGCCAG GTACAGCAGGATTGACTTCTTGTATCTAAATGCAGGAATTATGCCAAACCCTCAGGTGGACGTCAGAGCGTTTTTTAACGGTCTGTTCTCCAG aaaTGTGGTCAACATGTTTGCTACAGGAGAGGGTCTCTTGACTCAACAGGACCGAATCAACTCAGATGGTCTGCAGGAAGTTTTCACCACCAACCtctttggtcattttctcctg ATCAGAGAGCTGGAGTCCCTGCTGTGTCAGGCAGGTCAGGTATCCAGAGTGGTATGGACCTCGTCGAGTAACGCACGCCGCTCTGCCTTCAGCATCGATGACATGCAGCACAGAAATGGGACAGAGCCCTACAGTTCCTCCAAATACGCATCAGACATGCTCAGTGTGGCAatcaacagacacaaaaacagtcaG GGGCTGTTCTCCTCTGTTATCTGTCCAGGACTAGTGATGACTAATCTGACCTACGGCAtcctcccctccttcttctGGACTCTCATCATGCCCATCATGTGGCTG gtcAGGATCTTCActaacacattcacactcacaccgTACAATGGAGCAGAGGCTCTG CATTGGTTGTTTCTTCAAAATCCCGAGTGTCTGGATCCCAGAGCAAAGTATCATAGTTTATCTTCAGGACTCGGGAAAAGCTACACTCAGCCACGGCAG ATGGATAtagatgaagaaatgtgtgaggTCCTCTATTCAAAACTTCTTGATCTTGAGAAAGACTTCAGAAGGACACTAAGTGAGAGAAATGCTGGCAAGGAAGCTCATGTACAGACAGCCGGTGACGAGGagaagtga
- the serbp1b gene encoding SERPINE1 mRNA-binding protein 1 isoform X2, whose product MPGHLQEGFGCVVTNRFDQLLDDESDPFEILKAAENKKKEGAAAGSTKSAAQAAKQLKKESQKDRKNPLLDKKEESQAPVPLKKEGIRRMGRRPDQQGQPGSQHQGGPGEGRPGDKRPDRRPPRERRFEKPAEDKPDGVGEFSVDKPSGDRPPRGRGGSRGGRGGRGRGMGRGDGFDSRGKRDFDRHSGNDKSNQKSEEKRAGGGSNNWGTVKEEVSEAEQTAAAETTPEGEENAPAGSENKENEVEEVKNEGPKEMTLDEWKAMQDKERTKVEFNIRKPNEGADSQWKKGYVLHKSKSEDVSEKPVGALIDTAETEVEPPTLFHKQANPDDPSDHHFRKPANDITSQLEINFGDLGRPGRGRGGARGGRGGRGGGGSRTARGGGRSEKAGGVSVPNVDDPEAFPALA is encoded by the exons ATGCCCGGACACTTGCAAGAAGGCTTCGGCTGCGTCGTAACCAACCGGTTCGACCAGTTATTGGACGACGAGTCCGACCCGTTCGAGATCCtgaaagctgcagaaaacaagaagaaggaGGGGGCCGCTGCTGGGTCCACCAAGAGCGCCGCTCAAGCCGCCAAGCAGCTGAAgaaggagtcacagaaggaCAGAAAGAACCCGCTGCTGGACAAGAAGGAGGAGTCCCAGGCTCCTGTGCCCCTGAAGAAAGAAG gtaTCAGGCGGATGGGCCGAAGACCAGACCAGCAGGGCCAGCCTGGTTCCCAACACCAGGGTGGACCGGGTGAAGGGCGACCTGGAGACAAGAGGCCGGACCGAAGACCTCCCCGTGAGCGTCGCTTTGAGAAGCCTGCAGAGGACAAGCCTGATGGAGTAGGAGAGTTCTCTGTCGACAA GCCCTCTGGAGACAGGCCCCCGAGAGGACGTGGTGGCAGCCGGGGTGGACGTGGTGGAAGAGGACGGGGTATGGGCCGAGGAGACGGCTTTGACTCCCGCGGAAAGCGAGACTTTGACAGACACAGCGGCAACGACAAATC cAATCAGAAAAGCGAGGAGAAGCGTGCCGGAGGCGGCTCGAACAACTGGGGCACCGTGAAGGAAGAAGTGAG TGAGGCTGaacagactgctgctgctgagacgaccccagagggagaggaaaatgCACCTGCCGGCTCTGAGAACAA AGAAAACGAGGTCGAAGAAGTGAAAAACGAAGGCCCCAAAGAGATGACCCTGGACGAGTGGAAGGCCATGCAGGACAAGGAGCGCACCAAAGTGGAGTTCAACATCCGCAAGCCCAACGAGGGAGCTGACAGCCAGTGGAAGAAAGGATACGTGCTGCACAAGTCCAAGAGTGAAGATGTTAGCGAG AAGCCTGTTGGAGCTTTGATCGACACCGCAGAGACAGAAGTAGAGCCACCAACTCTGTTCCACAAG CAGGCCAACCCTGACGACCCAAGTGACCACCACTTCCGCAAACCAGCCAATGACATCACATCTCAACTGGAGATCAACTTTGGAGACCTGGGCCGCCCTGGCCGCGGGCGTGGGGGAGCCCGTGGAGGCAGGGGAGGCCGCGGAGGGGGAGGCAGCAGGACGGCACGTGGCGGAGGACGCTCCGAAAAG GCTGGTGGAGTGTCAGTCCCCAACGTGGATGATCCTGAGGCCTTCCCAGCTCTGGCCTAA
- the serbp1b gene encoding SERPINE1 mRNA-binding protein 1 isoform X3, producing the protein MPGHLQEGFGCVVTNRFDQLLDDESDPFEILKAAENKKKEGAAAGSTKSAAQAAKQLKKESQKDRKNPLLDKKEESQAPVPLKKEGIRRMGRRPDQQGQPGSQHQGGPGEGRPGDKRPDRRPPRERRFEKPAEDKPDGVGEFSVDKPSGDRPPRGRGGSRGGRGGRGRGMGRGDGFDSRGKRDFDRHSGNDKSNQKSEEKRAGGGSNNWGTVKEEVSEAEQTAAAETTPEGEENAPAGSENKENEVEEVKNEGPKEMTLDEWKAMQDKERTKVEFNIRKPNEGADSQWKKGYVLHKSKSEDVSEKPVGALIDTAETEVEPPTLFHKANPDDPSDHHFRKPANDITSQLEINFGDLGRPGRGRGGARGGRGGRGGGGSRTARGGGRSEKQAGGVSVPNVDDPEAFPALA; encoded by the exons ATGCCCGGACACTTGCAAGAAGGCTTCGGCTGCGTCGTAACCAACCGGTTCGACCAGTTATTGGACGACGAGTCCGACCCGTTCGAGATCCtgaaagctgcagaaaacaagaagaaggaGGGGGCCGCTGCTGGGTCCACCAAGAGCGCCGCTCAAGCCGCCAAGCAGCTGAAgaaggagtcacagaaggaCAGAAAGAACCCGCTGCTGGACAAGAAGGAGGAGTCCCAGGCTCCTGTGCCCCTGAAGAAAGAAG gtaTCAGGCGGATGGGCCGAAGACCAGACCAGCAGGGCCAGCCTGGTTCCCAACACCAGGGTGGACCGGGTGAAGGGCGACCTGGAGACAAGAGGCCGGACCGAAGACCTCCCCGTGAGCGTCGCTTTGAGAAGCCTGCAGAGGACAAGCCTGATGGAGTAGGAGAGTTCTCTGTCGACAA GCCCTCTGGAGACAGGCCCCCGAGAGGACGTGGTGGCAGCCGGGGTGGACGTGGTGGAAGAGGACGGGGTATGGGCCGAGGAGACGGCTTTGACTCCCGCGGAAAGCGAGACTTTGACAGACACAGCGGCAACGACAAATC cAATCAGAAAAGCGAGGAGAAGCGTGCCGGAGGCGGCTCGAACAACTGGGGCACCGTGAAGGAAGAAGTGAG TGAGGCTGaacagactgctgctgctgagacgaccccagagggagaggaaaatgCACCTGCCGGCTCTGAGAACAA AGAAAACGAGGTCGAAGAAGTGAAAAACGAAGGCCCCAAAGAGATGACCCTGGACGAGTGGAAGGCCATGCAGGACAAGGAGCGCACCAAAGTGGAGTTCAACATCCGCAAGCCCAACGAGGGAGCTGACAGCCAGTGGAAGAAAGGATACGTGCTGCACAAGTCCAAGAGTGAAGATGTTAGCGAG AAGCCTGTTGGAGCTTTGATCGACACCGCAGAGACAGAAGTAGAGCCACCAACTCTGTTCCACAAG GCCAACCCTGACGACCCAAGTGACCACCACTTCCGCAAACCAGCCAATGACATCACATCTCAACTGGAGATCAACTTTGGAGACCTGGGCCGCCCTGGCCGCGGGCGTGGGGGAGCCCGTGGAGGCAGGGGAGGCCGCGGAGGGGGAGGCAGCAGGACGGCACGTGGCGGAGGACGCTCCGAAAAG CAGGCTGGTGGAGTGTCAGTCCCCAACGTGGATGATCCTGAGGCCTTCCCAGCTCTGGCCTAA
- the serbp1b gene encoding SERPINE1 mRNA-binding protein 1 isoform X4 encodes MPGHLQEGFGCVVTNRFDQLLDDESDPFEILKAAENKKKEGAAAGSTKSAAQAAKQLKKESQKDRKNPLLDKKEESQAPVPLKKEGIRRMGRRPDQQGQPGSQHQGGPGEGRPGDKRPDRRPPRERRFEKPAEDKPDGVGEFSVDKPSGDRPPRGRGGSRGGRGGRGRGMGRGDGFDSRGKRDFDRHSGNDKSNQKSEEKRAGGGSNNWGTVKEEVSEAEQTAAAETTPEGEENAPAGSENKENEVEEVKNEGPKEMTLDEWKAMQDKERTKVEFNIRKPNEGADSQWKKGYVLHKSKSEDVSEKPVGALIDTAETEVEPPTLFHKQANPDDPSDHHFRKPANDITSQLEINFGDLGRPGRGRGGARGGRGGRGGGGSRTARGGGRSEKPVWP; translated from the exons ATGCCCGGACACTTGCAAGAAGGCTTCGGCTGCGTCGTAACCAACCGGTTCGACCAGTTATTGGACGACGAGTCCGACCCGTTCGAGATCCtgaaagctgcagaaaacaagaagaaggaGGGGGCCGCTGCTGGGTCCACCAAGAGCGCCGCTCAAGCCGCCAAGCAGCTGAAgaaggagtcacagaaggaCAGAAAGAACCCGCTGCTGGACAAGAAGGAGGAGTCCCAGGCTCCTGTGCCCCTGAAGAAAGAAG gtaTCAGGCGGATGGGCCGAAGACCAGACCAGCAGGGCCAGCCTGGTTCCCAACACCAGGGTGGACCGGGTGAAGGGCGACCTGGAGACAAGAGGCCGGACCGAAGACCTCCCCGTGAGCGTCGCTTTGAGAAGCCTGCAGAGGACAAGCCTGATGGAGTAGGAGAGTTCTCTGTCGACAA GCCCTCTGGAGACAGGCCCCCGAGAGGACGTGGTGGCAGCCGGGGTGGACGTGGTGGAAGAGGACGGGGTATGGGCCGAGGAGACGGCTTTGACTCCCGCGGAAAGCGAGACTTTGACAGACACAGCGGCAACGACAAATC cAATCAGAAAAGCGAGGAGAAGCGTGCCGGAGGCGGCTCGAACAACTGGGGCACCGTGAAGGAAGAAGTGAG TGAGGCTGaacagactgctgctgctgagacgaccccagagggagaggaaaatgCACCTGCCGGCTCTGAGAACAA AGAAAACGAGGTCGAAGAAGTGAAAAACGAAGGCCCCAAAGAGATGACCCTGGACGAGTGGAAGGCCATGCAGGACAAGGAGCGCACCAAAGTGGAGTTCAACATCCGCAAGCCCAACGAGGGAGCTGACAGCCAGTGGAAGAAAGGATACGTGCTGCACAAGTCCAAGAGTGAAGATGTTAGCGAG AAGCCTGTTGGAGCTTTGATCGACACCGCAGAGACAGAAGTAGAGCCACCAACTCTGTTCCACAAG CAGGCCAACCCTGACGACCCAAGTGACCACCACTTCCGCAAACCAGCCAATGACATCACATCTCAACTGGAGATCAACTTTGGAGACCTGGGCCGCCCTGGCCGCGGGCGTGGGGGAGCCCGTGGAGGCAGGGGAGGCCGCGGAGGGGGAGGCAGCAGGACGGCACGTGGCGGAGGACGCTCCGAAAAG CCTGTTTGGCCCTGA
- the serbp1b gene encoding SERPINE1 mRNA-binding protein 1 isoform X1, whose translation MPGHLQEGFGCVVTNRFDQLLDDESDPFEILKAAENKKKEGAAAGSTKSAAQAAKQLKKESQKDRKNPLLDKKEESQAPVPLKKEGIRRMGRRPDQQGQPGSQHQGGPGEGRPGDKRPDRRPPRERRFEKPAEDKPDGVGEFSVDKPSGDRPPRGRGGSRGGRGGRGRGMGRGDGFDSRGKRDFDRHSGNDKSNQKSEEKRAGGGSNNWGTVKEEVSEAEQTAAAETTPEGEENAPAGSENKENEVEEVKNEGPKEMTLDEWKAMQDKERTKVEFNIRKPNEGADSQWKKGYVLHKSKSEDVSEKPVGALIDTAETEVEPPTLFHKQANPDDPSDHHFRKPANDITSQLEINFGDLGRPGRGRGGARGGRGGRGGGGSRTARGGGRSEKQAGGVSVPNVDDPEAFPALA comes from the exons ATGCCCGGACACTTGCAAGAAGGCTTCGGCTGCGTCGTAACCAACCGGTTCGACCAGTTATTGGACGACGAGTCCGACCCGTTCGAGATCCtgaaagctgcagaaaacaagaagaaggaGGGGGCCGCTGCTGGGTCCACCAAGAGCGCCGCTCAAGCCGCCAAGCAGCTGAAgaaggagtcacagaaggaCAGAAAGAACCCGCTGCTGGACAAGAAGGAGGAGTCCCAGGCTCCTGTGCCCCTGAAGAAAGAAG gtaTCAGGCGGATGGGCCGAAGACCAGACCAGCAGGGCCAGCCTGGTTCCCAACACCAGGGTGGACCGGGTGAAGGGCGACCTGGAGACAAGAGGCCGGACCGAAGACCTCCCCGTGAGCGTCGCTTTGAGAAGCCTGCAGAGGACAAGCCTGATGGAGTAGGAGAGTTCTCTGTCGACAA GCCCTCTGGAGACAGGCCCCCGAGAGGACGTGGTGGCAGCCGGGGTGGACGTGGTGGAAGAGGACGGGGTATGGGCCGAGGAGACGGCTTTGACTCCCGCGGAAAGCGAGACTTTGACAGACACAGCGGCAACGACAAATC cAATCAGAAAAGCGAGGAGAAGCGTGCCGGAGGCGGCTCGAACAACTGGGGCACCGTGAAGGAAGAAGTGAG TGAGGCTGaacagactgctgctgctgagacgaccccagagggagaggaaaatgCACCTGCCGGCTCTGAGAACAA AGAAAACGAGGTCGAAGAAGTGAAAAACGAAGGCCCCAAAGAGATGACCCTGGACGAGTGGAAGGCCATGCAGGACAAGGAGCGCACCAAAGTGGAGTTCAACATCCGCAAGCCCAACGAGGGAGCTGACAGCCAGTGGAAGAAAGGATACGTGCTGCACAAGTCCAAGAGTGAAGATGTTAGCGAG AAGCCTGTTGGAGCTTTGATCGACACCGCAGAGACAGAAGTAGAGCCACCAACTCTGTTCCACAAG CAGGCCAACCCTGACGACCCAAGTGACCACCACTTCCGCAAACCAGCCAATGACATCACATCTCAACTGGAGATCAACTTTGGAGACCTGGGCCGCCCTGGCCGCGGGCGTGGGGGAGCCCGTGGAGGCAGGGGAGGCCGCGGAGGGGGAGGCAGCAGGACGGCACGTGGCGGAGGACGCTCCGAAAAG CAGGCTGGTGGAGTGTCAGTCCCCAACGTGGATGATCCTGAGGCCTTCCCAGCTCTGGCCTAA